From the genome of Neisseria lisongii, one region includes:
- the dxs gene encoding 1-deoxy-D-xylulose-5-phosphate synthase, translating to MSQTPLLDSIDYPDKLRCLSKKQLPQVADELRRFLLESVGKTGGHFASNLGAVELTVALHYVYDTPDDKLVWDVGHQSYPHKILTGRRNRMDTMRQYGGLAGFPKRSESEYDAFGVGHSSTSIGAALGMALADKKLGNGRRSVAIIGDGAMTAGQAFEALNCAGDTDVDLLVILNDNEMSISPNVGALPKYLASNVVRDMHGVLSTLKAQSSKVLDKLPGAMEIAQKVENKIKTIASEAEHAKQSLTLFENFGFRYTGPVDGHDVGKLVDVLKDLRSRKGPQLLHVITKKGNGYKLAENDPVKYHAVANLAKETPQPQPNAAKPTYTQIFGKWLCDQAAADSRLLAITPAMREGSGLVAFEQQFPDRYFDVGIAEQHAVTFAGGLACGGFKPVVAIYSTFLQRAYDQLVHDIALQNLPVLFAVDRAGIVGADGPTHAGLYDLSFLRCIPNMVIAAPSDENECRLLLSTCYQTDAPSVVRYPRGSGCGSPVSDGLATVPLGKGLIRRNGEKTALIAFGSMVTPALKAAETLNATVADMRFVKPIDEDLIVRLAQTHDCIVTAEENAVQGGAGSAVLEVLAKHGIRKPVLLLGVDDVVTEHGDAQTILAGFDLTAETMEQRIRSWCAE from the coding sequence ATGAGCCAAACCCCATTGTTAGACAGCATTGATTATCCCGACAAGCTGCGCTGCCTGAGCAAAAAACAGCTGCCGCAGGTGGCCGACGAGTTGCGCCGCTTCCTGCTTGAATCGGTCGGCAAAACCGGCGGGCATTTCGCCAGCAATCTCGGTGCGGTCGAGCTGACGGTTGCCCTGCATTATGTGTATGACACGCCGGACGACAAATTGGTTTGGGATGTCGGCCATCAGAGCTATCCGCATAAAATCCTCACCGGCCGCCGCAACCGCATGGATACCATGCGCCAATACGGCGGTTTGGCGGGCTTCCCCAAACGCAGCGAATCGGAATACGACGCATTCGGCGTGGGGCATTCGTCCACGTCCATCGGCGCGGCGCTGGGCATGGCGCTGGCGGACAAAAAACTGGGCAACGGCCGCCGCAGCGTGGCGATTATCGGCGACGGGGCGATGACGGCGGGACAGGCGTTTGAGGCCTTAAACTGCGCCGGTGATACCGATGTTGATTTGCTGGTGATTCTCAACGACAACGAAATGTCGATTTCACCCAATGTCGGCGCACTGCCCAAATATCTGGCGAGCAACGTCGTGCGCGATATGCACGGCGTGTTGAGTACGCTCAAAGCCCAATCGAGCAAAGTGTTGGACAAGCTGCCCGGCGCAATGGAAATCGCTCAAAAAGTCGAAAACAAAATCAAAACCATCGCCAGCGAGGCGGAACACGCCAAACAGTCGCTGACTTTGTTTGAAAACTTCGGCTTCCGCTACACCGGGCCGGTGGACGGCCATGATGTCGGCAAACTGGTTGATGTGTTGAAAGACCTGCGCAGCCGCAAAGGGCCGCAGCTGCTGCATGTGATTACCAAAAAAGGCAACGGCTACAAACTGGCGGAAAACGATCCCGTGAAATATCATGCCGTTGCCAATCTTGCCAAAGAAACGCCGCAACCGCAGCCGAACGCCGCCAAGCCGACCTATACCCAGATTTTCGGCAAATGGCTGTGCGATCAGGCGGCGGCCGATTCCCGCCTGCTGGCGATTACGCCCGCCATGCGGGAAGGGAGCGGATTGGTGGCATTCGAGCAACAGTTCCCCGACCGCTATTTCGATGTCGGCATTGCCGAGCAACACGCCGTAACCTTTGCCGGCGGTTTGGCATGCGGCGGTTTCAAACCCGTGGTGGCGATTTATTCCACATTTCTGCAGCGTGCCTACGACCAGTTGGTACACGATATTGCCCTGCAAAATCTGCCGGTATTGTTTGCCGTCGATCGGGCGGGCATTGTTGGCGCAGACGGCCCGACCCATGCCGGTTTATACGATTTGAGCTTTTTGCGCTGCATCCCGAATATGGTGATTGCCGCACCGAGCGATGAAAACGAATGCCGCCTGCTGCTTTCCACCTGTTACCAGACCGATGCGCCGAGCGTGGTACGCTATCCGCGCGGTAGCGGCTGCGGAAGCCCCGTTTCAGACGGCCTTGCAACCGTTCCGCTCGGCAAAGGCCTTATCCGCCGCAACGGCGAAAAAACAGCACTGATTGCATTCGGAAGCATGGTTACACCGGCACTCAAAGCGGCGGAAACCTTAAATGCCACCGTCGCCGATATGCGTTTTGTCAAACCGATAGACGAAGACTTGATTGTCCGCTTGGCGCAGACGCACGACTGTATCGTAACCGCCGAAGAAAACGCCGTACAGGGCGGTGCCGGTAGCGCCGTATTGGAAGTATTGGCCAAACACGGCATCCGCAAACCCGTGCTGCTGCTCGGTGTGGACGATGTGGTTACCGAACACGGCGATGCCCAAACCATACTCGCCGGTTTCGATTTAACGGCGGAGACCATGGAACAGCGTATCCGCAGTTGGTGTGCTGAATAA